In Styela clava chromosome 14, kaStyClav1.hap1.2, whole genome shotgun sequence, the following are encoded in one genomic region:
- the LOC120340872 gene encoding casein kinase II subunit alpha isoform X4: MATPSRARIYPEVNTHRPRDYWDYESHVVDWGRSQDDFQLVRKLGRGKYSEVFEAINVTNNDKVVVKILKPVKKKKIKREIKILQNLRGGPNVITLLDIVKDPVSRTPALVFEHVNNIDFKQLYQTLTDYDIRCYMFEILKALDFCHSMGIMHRDVKPHNVMIDHESRKLRLIDWGLAEFYHPSQEYNVRVASRYFKGPELLVDYQYYDYSLDMWSLGCMLASMIFRKEPFFHGHDNYDQLVRIAKVLGTEDLYDYIEKYNIELDPRFNDILGRHSRKRWERFIHTDNQHLVSPEALDFLDKLLRYDHQTRLTAQEAMEHPYFFPVVKMQQAGMSSANLQSSSTQLPQDLGSG, from the exons ATGGCAACACCGAGTCGTGCCAGGATTTATCCTGAGGTCAATACTCACAGACCAAGAGATTACTGGGATTATGAATCACATGTTGTTGATTGGGG cAGAAGCCAAGATGATTTTCAACTTGTGAGGAAACTTGGCCGAGGCAAATACAGCGAAGTATTTGAAGCAATCAATGTCACAAATAATGACAAAGTTGTTGTGAAAATTTTGAAG CCTGTGAAAAAGAAAAAGATTAAGAGAGAGATTAAAATCTTACAAAATCTCAGAGGAGGTCCCAATGTCATCACATTGCTTGACATTGTAAAAGATCCTGTT TCAAGGACCCCTGCACTTGTCTTTGAACATGTAAATAACATTGACTTCAAG caatTGTACCAGACATTAACTGACTATGACATACGTTGTTATATGTTTGAAATCCTCAAG GCACTGGATTTTTGTCACAGTATGGGAATAATGCACAGAGATGTTAAACCTCATAATGTAATGATCGATCACGAAAGTCGAAAA CTCAGACTGATTGACTGGGGCCTTGCTGAATTCTATCATCCAAGTCAGGAGTACAATGTCAGAGTTGCATCAAGATATTTTAAAGGACCCGAGCTTTTAGTGGATTACCAG tattATGACTATTCACTTGACATGTGGAGTTTAGGCTGCATGTTGGCTTCCATGATATTTAGAAAAGAACCATTTTTCCACGGACACGACAACTATGATCAG TTGGTTCGAATTGCAAAAGTTCTTGGCACTGAAGATTTATAcgattatattgaaaaatacaacATAGAACTTGATCCCAGATTCAATGACATTCTTGGAAG ACATTCGAGAAAGAGGTGGGAAAGATTCATTCACACTGACAACCAGCATCTGGTCAGCCCAGAAGCATTAGATTTTCTTGACAAATTGTTACGATACGATCATCAGACACGACTGACTGCTCAAGAAGCAATGGAACATCCTTATTTCT
- the LOC120340872 gene encoding casein kinase II subunit alpha isoform X5, with protein sequence MATPSRARIYPEVNTHRPRDYWDYESHVVDWGSQDDFQLVRKLGRGKYSEVFEAINVTNNDKVVVKILKPVKKKKIKREIKILQNLRGGPNVITLLDIVKDPVSRTPALVFEHVNNIDFKQLYQTLTDYDIRCYMFEILKALDFCHSMGIMHRDVKPHNVMIDHESRKLRLIDWGLAEFYHPSQEYNVRVASRYFKGPELLVDYQYYDYSLDMWSLGCMLASMIFRKEPFFHGHDNYDQLVRIAKVLGTEDLYDYIEKYNIELDPRFNDILGRHSRKRWERFIHTDNQHLVSPEALDFLDKLLRYDHQTRLTAQEAMEHPYFFPVVKMQQAGMSSANLQSSSTQLPQDLGSG encoded by the exons ATGGCAACACCGAGTCGTGCCAGGATTTATCCTGAGGTCAATACTCACAGACCAAGAGATTACTGGGATTATGAATCACATGTTGTTGATTGGGG AAGCCAAGATGATTTTCAACTTGTGAGGAAACTTGGCCGAGGCAAATACAGCGAAGTATTTGAAGCAATCAATGTCACAAATAATGACAAAGTTGTTGTGAAAATTTTGAAG CCTGTGAAAAAGAAAAAGATTAAGAGAGAGATTAAAATCTTACAAAATCTCAGAGGAGGTCCCAATGTCATCACATTGCTTGACATTGTAAAAGATCCTGTT TCAAGGACCCCTGCACTTGTCTTTGAACATGTAAATAACATTGACTTCAAG caatTGTACCAGACATTAACTGACTATGACATACGTTGTTATATGTTTGAAATCCTCAAG GCACTGGATTTTTGTCACAGTATGGGAATAATGCACAGAGATGTTAAACCTCATAATGTAATGATCGATCACGAAAGTCGAAAA CTCAGACTGATTGACTGGGGCCTTGCTGAATTCTATCATCCAAGTCAGGAGTACAATGTCAGAGTTGCATCAAGATATTTTAAAGGACCCGAGCTTTTAGTGGATTACCAG tattATGACTATTCACTTGACATGTGGAGTTTAGGCTGCATGTTGGCTTCCATGATATTTAGAAAAGAACCATTTTTCCACGGACACGACAACTATGATCAG TTGGTTCGAATTGCAAAAGTTCTTGGCACTGAAGATTTATAcgattatattgaaaaatacaacATAGAACTTGATCCCAGATTCAATGACATTCTTGGAAG ACATTCGAGAAAGAGGTGGGAAAGATTCATTCACACTGACAACCAGCATCTGGTCAGCCCAGAAGCATTAGATTTTCTTGACAAATTGTTACGATACGATCATCAGACACGACTGACTGCTCAAGAAGCAATGGAACATCCTTATTTCT